The sequence below is a genomic window from Henriciella marina DSM 19595.
GCCGGAACATATCGGTCAGCCTGGCTATACAATGGAGCTGGAGCCTGGCGTCCAAACAATCGCGGCCAGACTAAAGCCGCTCGGCTACCGAACGCTCTTTACCGGCAAGTGGCATCTTGGCAGCGGTGAAGGCGCCCTTCCCTCGGATCACGGGTTTGAACGGTCTTTCGCCCTCGATGCATCCGGCGCGGACAATTGGGACGACAAGTCCTACATGCCCTACTATAGCGACGCTCCCTGGTATGAGGATGGCGCGCCCGCCGACCTGCCGGACGACTTCTACTCGTCTGAATTCATCGTCGACCGGATGATCAGCTATCTGGAAGAAACAGACGAGACGGCACCGTTCCTCGCCTATCTCGGATTTCAGGCTATTCACATTCCTCTCCAGGCACCCGCGGAGATCACGGCAAAATATCGCGGCACGTACCAGGATGGTTGGCAGGCCTTGCGGGAGGCACGCTGGCAGCGCGCGCAGGAGCTAGGGCTTGTACCGGTCGGCGCGCCACTTGCCCCTATGCCTCCCGATATGCGGCTCTGGGAAAACCTTAGCGAGGAGGAGCAGGCGCTCTATGCGGCGCGGATGGCGGTCAACGCCGCCATGCTGGAAGCGATGGATGTTCATATAGGACGGCTTATCGATCACCTGAAAGCGTCTGGAGACTATGAGAACACTGTCTTCCTCGTCACCTCGGACAATGGGCCAGAGCCGACACGCGGCGACAATGACTGGCGGCTTCGCCTCTGGATGGCGATGCACGGCTATCATATCGGCCTTGATGGTATTGGTGAGGCGGGGAGCTGGGCTTTCATCGGCCCAGAATTCGCCATGGCGGCCGCGTCGCCGGGAAACCTGTTCAAATTCTATGGAGCCGAAGGCGGCATCCATGTGCCAATGATCATGGCCGGGCCGGGACTGCCC
It includes:
- a CDS encoding arylsulfatase; protein product: MAPSPEATITRPNFVILLIDDAAFMDLGVYGGEAATPNIDTLAARGVMFTRYYTSPLCAPSRAMLLTGVDNHLTGVATIPEVLPPEHIGQPGYTMELEPGVQTIAARLKPLGYRTLFTGKWHLGSGEGALPSDHGFERSFALDASGADNWDDKSYMPYYSDAPWYEDGAPADLPDDFYSSEFIVDRMISYLEETDETAPFLAYLGFQAIHIPLQAPAEITAKYRGTYQDGWQALREARWQRAQELGLVPVGAPLAPMPPDMRLWENLSEEEQALYAARMAVNAAMLEAMDVHIGRLIDHLKASGDYENTVFLVTSDNGPEPTRGDNDWRLRLWMAMHGYHIGLDGIGEAGSWAFIGPEFAMAAASPGNLFKFYGAEGGIHVPMIMAGPGLPENIRQDALVQVTDIAPTFLEMAGAPAASDGVAITGRSILPLLTGTTETVYGLDEPIGIEVSGNSALIRGNYKITRNQRPWGDAQWRLYDLRQDPGETTNLAAARPDLMASMLADYDVYAEGMGVLAVPEGYDSHAILTRNTQLRQLRTYWWVPVVLLIFLLALLWGAWRLARRLRHTQQT